A genomic segment from Ruficoccus amylovorans encodes:
- a CDS encoding PIN domain-containing protein: MIAECLLDTNILVYAVDASPENRTKQRIARDLIGRVDFGTSAQVMQEFYVTVTRKLETPLPPEDALAFLDKLSIFASVPTDYGLISEAIRNSVKYQVSYWDAAVIAAAERLKAHTLYSEDLNHGQQYGSVTVINPFHDEKAQK, from the coding sequence ATGATCGCTGAATGCCTGCTGGACACGAATATTCTGGTGTATGCGGTGGACGCGTCCCCGGAAAACCGGACCAAGCAGCGGATTGCGCGTGACCTGATTGGTCGGGTTGATTTCGGCACCTCCGCACAGGTCATGCAGGAGTTTTACGTGACCGTCACCCGCAAGCTGGAAACGCCACTGCCCCCCGAAGACGCTCTGGCGTTTCTCGACAAACTCAGCATCTTTGCGAGTGTGCCGACTGATTACGGACTAATCAGCGAGGCGATTCGCAACTCTGTTAAATATCAGGTCTCTTATTGGGATGCGGCGGTGATCGCTGCTGCCGAGCGCTTAAAGGCCCACACGCTTTATTCCGAAGACCTCAATCACGGACAGCAATACGGAAGCGTCACGGTCATTAATCCCTTTCACGATGAAAAAGCCCAAAAGTAA
- a CDS encoding DUF6364 family protein produces the protein MKNLTLRIEEPKLNRARKIAAERSTSVNALIRDYLDDLIAREDRQVQARVELLELCQTSKARVGNKNWSRGDLYDR, from the coding sequence ATGAAAAATTTAACCCTTCGCATTGAGGAGCCCAAGCTCAATCGGGCGCGGAAGATTGCCGCCGAGCGTTCCACCTCGGTCAATGCCCTCATCCGTGATTATTTGGACGATCTGATTGCGCGGGAGGACCGGCAGGTGCAGGCTCGGGTTGAGCTGCTGGAGTTGTGCCAGACGTCCAAGGCCAGAGTTGGGAACAAGAACTGGTCACGCGGGGATTTGTATGATCGCTGA
- a CDS encoding DNA/RNA non-specific endonuclease → MARRKNKSRKKKSLLSLPFRFGKITLVLAVLAALGFGIWYSQQDDETQEAVNQRAIAVLVWLRDRRETNRKADRWIEWVMDRIPASRGIVVDADALGADRYTLAGLPVADRRLQLLTNSGYVVGYDEQMENPAWVAYKLTYTPEGGTEDRPESFETDMRTRARVSHNDYTGSGFDRGHMAPNHAIGVVYGPQAQMETFLMSNVVPQQPQINQGIWRLLEQQVAQSWLRRFHELWVITGPVYEEPVRRLPSGVTIPSGFFKMVADVTDRDELRVIAVIIPQGAGESDDFSQYLVSVDEVEARTGFDFFSLLDDPVETPLEEAVPARLW, encoded by the coding sequence ATGGCCCGACGAAAAAACAAATCCCGCAAGAAGAAGAGCCTGCTGTCCCTGCCTTTTCGGTTCGGAAAGATCACGCTCGTGCTCGCTGTGCTGGCGGCGCTGGGCTTTGGCATCTGGTATAGCCAGCAGGATGATGAGACGCAGGAAGCGGTGAACCAGCGGGCGATTGCCGTGCTTGTCTGGTTGCGGGATCGCCGGGAAACCAACCGCAAGGCCGACCGCTGGATCGAGTGGGTGATGGACCGCATCCCTGCCTCGCGGGGCATTGTGGTGGATGCGGATGCACTCGGTGCTGACCGCTACACGTTGGCGGGCCTGCCTGTGGCGGACAGGCGCTTGCAGCTTTTGACCAACAGCGGTTATGTGGTGGGCTACGATGAGCAGATGGAAAATCCGGCCTGGGTTGCCTACAAGCTGACTTACACCCCCGAGGGCGGGACGGAGGATCGCCCGGAGTCCTTTGAGACGGATATGCGCACGCGGGCGCGGGTGAGCCACAACGACTACACCGGCAGCGGATTCGACCGGGGGCACATGGCTCCCAATCACGCGATCGGTGTGGTCTACGGCCCGCAGGCGCAGATGGAAACCTTTCTGATGTCGAACGTCGTACCGCAACAGCCGCAGATCAATCAAGGGATCTGGCGGCTATTGGAGCAACAGGTTGCCCAGTCCTGGCTGCGGCGCTTTCACGAGCTATGGGTCATCACCGGGCCGGTTTACGAGGAGCCGGTACGCCGTTTGCCCTCCGGTGTGACCATCCCCAGCGGCTTTTTCAAAATGGTCGCGGACGTGACGGACCGCGATGAGTTGCGGGTGATCGCCGTCATCATCCCGCAGGGAGCCGGTGAGTCAGATGATTTCAGCCAATACCTGGTATCCGTGGACGAAGTGGAAGCCCGCACCGGTTTTGACTTCTTCAGCCTGCTGGATGACCCGGTTGAGACCCCGCTGGAAGAAGCGGTTCCCGCCCGGCTGTGGTAA